In the Caballeronia sp. LZ062 genome, one interval contains:
- a CDS encoding MFS transporter, producing the protein MAGRPLNARAVSAAVIGNALEWYDFVVFGFMTVVIARLFFPSESDYSSILLTTASFGVAFVMRPVGGIVLGLYADRAGRKPALTLVIALMTLGILLLAIAPPYSAIGIGAPILIVVARLLQGFSAGGEFGSSTALLIEAAPFSKRGFYGSFQMASQAAALLLGAVVGAAISRGLSPEALQSWGWRVPFIIGLVIGPIGLYIRRNMSDTEAFMHVKKTARRATLGEVFRTHGREVLCGLGAVIALTVTVYVLIAYLPTFAVKQLKLPYGQSFTALIVGNLLLTVLSPVAGAWSDRIGRKALTLWSLGITLVIIYPLFAWLAAEPSVLRLVIVQATLSVVLSGYYGPFGALLSELFPAHLRSTGLSLAYNIAVMIFGGFGQFIVTWLIRVTGSQLAPTFYVMAGVVLSLIAVAAIPATRHADADVDEGRDFTR; encoded by the coding sequence ATGGCAGGCAGACCATTGAATGCGCGCGCGGTGAGCGCGGCGGTTATCGGCAACGCGCTCGAGTGGTACGACTTCGTCGTATTCGGCTTCATGACGGTGGTGATCGCCCGGCTCTTCTTCCCGAGCGAAAGCGATTACTCGTCCATTCTCCTCACCACCGCGAGCTTCGGCGTGGCGTTCGTGATGCGGCCGGTAGGCGGCATCGTGCTCGGGCTGTATGCCGACCGCGCCGGGCGCAAGCCCGCGCTCACGCTCGTGATCGCGCTGATGACGCTCGGCATTCTGCTGCTCGCGATTGCGCCGCCTTACTCGGCCATCGGCATCGGCGCGCCGATTCTGATCGTCGTCGCGCGGCTTCTGCAGGGCTTCTCGGCGGGCGGCGAGTTCGGCAGTTCGACCGCGCTCCTCATCGAGGCCGCGCCGTTCTCGAAGCGCGGTTTCTACGGCAGCTTCCAGATGGCCAGTCAGGCGGCGGCGCTCTTGCTCGGCGCGGTCGTGGGCGCGGCGATCTCGCGCGGGCTGTCGCCAGAGGCGCTGCAGTCGTGGGGCTGGCGCGTGCCGTTCATCATCGGGCTCGTGATCGGGCCCATCGGCCTGTACATCCGGCGCAACATGTCGGACACGGAAGCGTTCATGCACGTGAAGAAGACTGCGCGGCGCGCGACGCTCGGCGAAGTCTTCCGCACGCATGGCCGCGAAGTGTTGTGCGGTCTCGGCGCGGTGATCGCGCTGACCGTGACGGTCTATGTGCTGATCGCGTATCTGCCGACATTCGCCGTCAAGCAACTCAAGCTGCCGTACGGCCAGTCGTTCACGGCGCTGATCGTCGGCAATCTGCTGCTGACGGTGCTTTCGCCGGTGGCGGGCGCGTGGTCCGACCGCATCGGACGCAAGGCGCTCACGCTGTGGTCGCTCGGGATCACGCTCGTCATCATTTATCCGCTCTTCGCGTGGCTTGCGGCGGAACCGAGCGTGCTGCGTCTCGTCATCGTGCAAGCAACGCTGTCGGTCGTGCTGTCCGGCTATTACGGGCCGTTCGGCGCGCTGCTCTCCGAGCTTTTTCCCGCGCACCTTCGCTCGACGGGCCTGTCACTCGCCTACAACATTGCGGTGATGATTTTCGGCGGCTTTGGCCAATTCATCGTGACGTGGCTCATTCGCGTCACGGGTTCGCAACTCGCGCCGACGTTCTACGTCATGGCCGGCGTCGTGCTCTCGCTGATCGCGGTGGCGGCGATTCCCGCGACGCGCCACGCCGACGCCGACGTCGACGAAGGGCGCGACTTCACACGCTAG
- a CDS encoding cupin domain-containing protein codes for MKVIESGKFTAERAWGALDICVMNGTSCRLHWTDAPYKWHVNDGEEVFAVMDGVVRMHVRDAEGERTVTLHAGDIFHAQAGDEHYAEPVGAARILVIEKEGSV; via the coding sequence ATGAAAGTGATCGAAAGCGGAAAGTTCACGGCCGAGCGCGCGTGGGGCGCGCTCGATATCTGCGTGATGAACGGCACGTCATGCCGTCTGCACTGGACCGACGCGCCGTACAAATGGCACGTGAACGACGGCGAGGAAGTGTTCGCCGTGATGGACGGCGTGGTGCGCATGCACGTGCGCGACGCAGAAGGCGAGCGCACCGTGACGCTCCATGCGGGCGATATCTTCCACGCGCAGGCCGGCGACGAGCATTACGCCGAGCCGGTCGGGGCCGCGCGCATTCTGGTGATCGAGAAAGAAGGCAGCGTCTGA